The following are from one region of the Thermoflexus sp. genome:
- a CDS encoding amidohydrolase family protein, translated as MTTIRLPGAADIHVHLREPGETHKEDFASGTAAALAGGVVTVLAMPNTRPPLTDPAAFQEAVQRARAGARCEVGLFVGGTPENPEVAAALAPQAAGLKLYLDATYGPLRLESLAAILRHFEAWPGHRPIAVHAEGRTVAMVLGLAALFRQPVHFCHVSRREEILLIRRAKERGLPVTCEVTPHHLFLTEADLPRLGPFGLMRPPLATRADQEALWANLPVIDAVATDHAPHTIEEKQSPHPPPGVPGLETMLPLMLTAVVEGRLSLEEVVRLTATGPRRVYGLLEPPETWVEIEWGGPWTISREGLFTRCGWTPFEGMTVRARVRRTLLEGRVAFEDGEVRAPPGSGRVLFADPSC; from the coding sequence ATGACCACCATCCGTCTGCCTGGAGCGGCGGACATCCATGTGCACCTGCGGGAGCCAGGGGAGACCCATAAAGAGGATTTCGCCAGCGGGACGGCGGCGGCGCTGGCCGGCGGGGTGGTGACGGTGCTGGCCATGCCCAACACCCGCCCGCCCCTTACGGATCCCGCGGCCTTCCAGGAAGCTGTGCAGCGCGCTCGGGCGGGGGCGCGCTGCGAGGTGGGCCTCTTTGTCGGCGGCACGCCGGAGAACCCCGAGGTCGCTGCGGCCTTAGCCCCCCAGGCTGCCGGGCTGAAGCTTTATCTGGATGCGACTTACGGCCCTCTTCGGCTGGAAAGCCTTGCCGCGATCCTGCGCCATTTCGAGGCCTGGCCCGGCCACCGCCCCATCGCGGTCCACGCGGAGGGGCGGACCGTGGCGATGGTATTGGGGTTGGCCGCCCTGTTCCGCCAGCCGGTCCATTTCTGTCATGTCAGCCGGCGGGAGGAGATCCTCCTCATCCGCCGGGCGAAGGAGCGGGGCCTTCCGGTCACATGTGAGGTCACGCCGCACCACCTGTTCCTGACGGAGGCCGATTTGCCCCGCCTCGGCCCGTTCGGTCTGATGCGACCGCCGCTGGCCACCCGGGCCGATCAGGAAGCCCTCTGGGCCAACCTGCCGGTGATCGATGCGGTGGCGACCGATCACGCCCCGCATACCATCGAGGAAAAGCAGAGTCCCCACCCTCCCCCCGGGGTGCCGGGCCTGGAGACGATGCTGCCATTGATGCTTACCGCCGTCGTCGAAGGCCGCCTGTCCCTGGAGGAGGTCGTCCGCCTCACCGCTACCGGCCCGCGGCGGGTCTATGGCCTGCTGGAGCCACCGGAGACGTGGGTGGAGATCGAATGGGGCGGGCCCTGGACGATCTCCCGGGAGGGCCTTTTCACCCGATGTGGATGGACGCCCTTCGAGGGGATGACAGTGCGAGCCCGGGTGCGCCGCACCCTCCTGGAGGGACGGGTGGCCTTCGAGGACGGAGAGGTCCGCGCGCCCCCCGGCTCGGGGCGGGTGCTGTTCGCCGATCCATCCTGTTGA
- a CDS encoding Xaa-Pro peptidase family protein, producing the protein MSHPRWLRLREEMNREGIELLALVPGANLFYVTGLSFHRMERPIVALFPLDGDPVLILPAFEIEKARQAPIPWRLFPYTDEEGPARAFQAAAAAVGQRGRPIAVETLGMRVLEWSMLAHVFSSPEPIAAEPLLARLRMVKDPDEIAAIRRAVAVAEEALRIWLPHVQRGMTEREATRRLIQACFAAGADALAFEPIVVAGPNTALPHAIPTDRPIGTGELLLVDFGVIVEGYVSDLTRTFAVDELDPELRWIYERVQEANAAGRAAVRPGIPAEAVDRAARSVIEAAGYGAHFTHRTGHGLGLEVHEPPYIVAGNTELLQPGMTFTIEPGIYLPGKGGVRIEDDVVVTESGAESLTTFPRELMCLGG; encoded by the coding sequence ATGTCCCACCCACGCTGGCTGCGCTTGCGAGAGGAAATGAACCGGGAAGGGATCGAACTTCTGGCCCTGGTCCCCGGCGCCAATCTGTTCTACGTGACCGGCCTCTCTTTCCATCGGATGGAGCGCCCCATCGTGGCGCTGTTTCCCCTGGATGGCGATCCCGTATTGATCCTCCCGGCCTTCGAGATCGAGAAGGCCCGGCAGGCGCCGATCCCATGGCGCCTGTTCCCTTACACCGACGAGGAAGGGCCCGCACGGGCTTTCCAGGCGGCGGCGGCAGCCGTGGGCCAGCGCGGACGTCCCATCGCCGTGGAAACCCTGGGGATGCGCGTGCTGGAATGGTCCATGCTCGCCCACGTCTTTTCCTCCCCCGAACCGATCGCGGCGGAGCCGTTGCTGGCCCGGCTGCGGATGGTGAAAGATCCGGACGAAATCGCCGCGATTCGACGGGCCGTCGCAGTGGCGGAGGAAGCGCTGCGGATATGGCTGCCCCACGTTCAAAGGGGGATGACCGAACGGGAGGCGACCCGGCGGCTGATCCAGGCGTGCTTCGCGGCCGGGGCGGACGCTCTGGCCTTCGAGCCCATCGTGGTGGCCGGACCAAACACGGCCCTCCCCCACGCCATCCCGACGGACCGCCCTATCGGGACCGGGGAGCTCCTGCTGGTGGATTTCGGGGTGATCGTGGAAGGTTATGTCTCCGATCTCACGCGAACTTTTGCGGTGGACGAGCTGGACCCCGAGCTGCGGTGGATCTACGAGCGGGTTCAGGAGGCCAACGCCGCCGGCCGCGCCGCCGTGCGGCCCGGGATCCCGGCGGAGGCGGTGGACCGGGCGGCCCGCTCGGTGATTGAGGCGGCCGGCTATGGCGCCCACTTCACCCATCGCACAGGCCACGGGCTCGGGCTGGAGGTCCATGAGCCCCCGTATATTGTGGCGGGGAACACCGAGCTCCTTCAGCCCGGCATGACCTTCACCATCGAGCCCGGGATTTACCTGCCGGGGAAGGGCGGCGTCCGCATCGAGGACGATGTGGTGGTGACGGAATCCGGGGCGGAATCCCTCACCACGTTCCCCCGCGAACTGATGTGCCTGGGAGGATGA
- the cytX gene encoding putative hydroxymethylpyrimidine transporter CytX, translating into MAILKAWARAFPRIQAPPEWGIEPVPVEARRLGFLDYAVLWGDLGVGLLVMAAGALLVPGLGLPQALLAILIGTLLGNLLLAATGYIGSRTGAPTMVLLRPSLGRLGSFLPTALNVLQLIGWGAFEIIIMAQAADFISARFLGFSSYPFWAILFALWCTLMAIGGPLVVVRQWLEKFAVWVVLLTTIWLTIYIALTYDLGAVWRRPGTGEMPFWLAVDLVAAMPISWMPLVADYNRFARRAGPAFWGTYIGYLIANVWFYGLGALLLLTAQTGQLVEAIGALAIGWIVLPIILVDETDNAFADIYSAAVSLQNIWPGVRQALFAGAIGAICLLLALTVPIAQYENFLLLIGTAFVPLFGVLAADYFVVRRSYTEADLYRPAAIRWEGLAAWAAGVATYQALTRLAPSVGATFPTFIVSFAIYGIIPIARGRITRAA; encoded by the coding sequence ATGGCGATCCTCAAAGCATGGGCTCGCGCGTTTCCACGGATCCAGGCGCCCCCCGAATGGGGCATCGAGCCGGTGCCGGTGGAAGCACGGCGCCTGGGGTTCCTCGATTACGCGGTCCTGTGGGGAGATCTCGGCGTGGGGCTGCTGGTGATGGCCGCCGGCGCCCTGCTGGTGCCCGGCCTGGGGCTTCCCCAGGCCCTGCTGGCCATCCTGATCGGGACGCTGCTGGGCAACCTGTTGCTGGCCGCCACGGGATACATCGGCAGCCGAACGGGCGCACCCACGATGGTGCTGCTTCGACCTTCCCTCGGGCGTCTGGGGTCGTTCCTCCCCACCGCCCTCAACGTGCTCCAGCTGATCGGCTGGGGCGCCTTCGAGATCATTATCATGGCTCAGGCGGCGGATTTCATCAGCGCCCGCTTCCTCGGGTTCTCCAGCTACCCCTTCTGGGCGATCCTCTTCGCCCTGTGGTGCACCCTGATGGCCATCGGAGGGCCTCTGGTGGTGGTGCGCCAGTGGCTGGAGAAATTTGCGGTCTGGGTGGTGTTGCTGACCACCATCTGGCTGACGATTTATATCGCCCTCACGTATGACCTGGGAGCTGTGTGGCGGCGACCGGGGACCGGGGAGATGCCCTTCTGGCTGGCCGTGGATCTGGTGGCCGCGATGCCGATCTCATGGATGCCTCTGGTGGCCGATTACAACCGGTTCGCCCGGCGGGCGGGGCCTGCCTTCTGGGGAACTTACATCGGCTATCTCATTGCGAACGTGTGGTTCTACGGGCTGGGCGCCCTGTTGCTCCTCACCGCCCAGACCGGTCAGCTGGTGGAAGCCATCGGGGCGCTGGCCATCGGCTGGATCGTGCTGCCCATCATCCTGGTGGATGAGACCGATAACGCCTTCGCCGACATCTATTCGGCAGCCGTATCCCTGCAGAACATCTGGCCGGGGGTCCGCCAAGCGCTCTTCGCCGGAGCGATCGGAGCGATCTGCCTCCTGCTGGCCCTCACGGTCCCCATCGCCCAGTATGAGAACTTCCTGCTCCTGATCGGCACAGCCTTCGTCCCGCTGTTCGGCGTGCTGGCGGCCGATTATTTCGTGGTGCGCCGCTCCTACACCGAGGCGGATCTGTATCGACCGGCCGCCATCCGGTGGGAGGGCCTCGCGGCCTGGGCCGCCGGGGTGGCCACTTACCAGGCTCTCACCCGCCTGGCCCCCTCGGTAGGGGCTACCTTCCCCACCTTCATCGTGTCCTTTGCGATCTACGGGATCATCCCCATAGCCCGAGGCCGGATCACCCGCGCCGCGTAA
- the paaD gene encoding 1,2-phenylacetyl-CoA epoxidase subunit PaaD, translating to MSEGAALTREAVLAALEAVKDPEIPTVSVVDLGLIYEVRVKGDEVEVDFAPTFVGCPALHVMEQEIVACIRALGARSVRVQRVYRPPWTADRMSARARQALRELGIAPPRPVPAEITLTAFEKLPCPFCGSTDTRMENLFGPTSCRALFYCNTCQQPFEAFKPL from the coding sequence GTGAGCGAGGGCGCGGCGCTGACGCGCGAGGCGGTCCTGGCAGCCCTGGAGGCGGTGAAGGACCCGGAGATCCCCACGGTCTCGGTGGTCGACCTGGGGCTGATCTATGAGGTCCGGGTGAAGGGGGATGAGGTGGAGGTGGATTTCGCGCCCACCTTCGTGGGATGCCCGGCGTTGCACGTCATGGAGCAGGAGATCGTGGCGTGCATCCGGGCCCTGGGGGCTCGCAGCGTCCGGGTGCAGCGGGTCTATCGCCCGCCGTGGACTGCGGATCGGATGAGCGCGCGCGCGCGGCAGGCGTTGCGCGAGCTGGGGATCGCGCCGCCCCGGCCGGTCCCGGCGGAGATCACGCTCACGGCGTTTGAGAAATTGCCCTGTCCCTTCTGTGGATCCACCGATACCCGGATGGAGAACCTGTTCGGCCCGACTTCCTGTCGGGCGCTGTTCTACTGCAACACGTGCCAGCAGCCCTTCGAGGCGTTCAAACCCCTGTGA
- the paaC gene encoding 1,2-phenylacetyl-CoA epoxidase subunit PaaC — MASPFPKPNETVALPDPLREAVGQLLLAMADDEVLLGHRDSEWVGHAPILEADIAMASIAQDEIGHAVLWYSLLQELGWPDPDRMAYFRDPPEFRNATLVELPKGDWAFTIIRQFLFDFAEKVRLEALMASAWTPLAAAAAKVRREETYHLMHSRAWVLRLGDATEESHRRMQAALEQAWPHALGLFEPTPGEILRVEAGIQPPEAELRARWEAEVRPILEAASLRIPEAEPVYGGRLGRHTEHLAALLADFQGVARSGLGETW; from the coding sequence ATGGCCAGTCCCTTCCCGAAGCCGAATGAGACCGTTGCCCTCCCGGATCCCCTCCGGGAGGCGGTGGGCCAGTTGCTTCTGGCGATGGCCGACGATGAGGTCCTGCTGGGCCATCGGGATTCCGAGTGGGTGGGCCACGCGCCGATCCTGGAGGCGGACATCGCCATGGCCAGCATCGCCCAGGATGAGATTGGGCATGCGGTCCTCTGGTATTCCCTGCTTCAGGAGCTGGGGTGGCCGGATCCGGACCGCATGGCCTACTTCCGGGATCCCCCGGAGTTCCGCAACGCGACGCTGGTGGAGCTCCCTAAAGGGGATTGGGCCTTCACCATTATCCGACAGTTCCTTTTCGATTTTGCGGAGAAGGTCCGGCTGGAGGCCCTGATGGCCAGCGCCTGGACGCCGCTGGCGGCGGCGGCGGCCAAGGTGCGGCGGGAAGAGACGTATCATCTGATGCACAGCCGGGCATGGGTGCTGCGACTGGGGGATGCGACGGAGGAGAGCCATCGCCGGATGCAGGCGGCCCTGGAGCAGGCATGGCCCCATGCCCTGGGGCTCTTCGAGCCGACGCCCGGCGAAATCCTGCGGGTGGAAGCCGGGATCCAGCCCCCGGAGGCCGAGCTCCGGGCCCGCTGGGAGGCGGAGGTCCGGCCGATCCTGGAGGCGGCCTCTTTGAGGATCCCGGAGGCGGAGCCTGTTTACGGCGGGCGGCTCGGCCGGCATACGGAGCACCTGGCCGCGCTGCTCGCGGACTTCCAGGGGGTGGCCCGTTCGGGGTTGGGGGAGACATGGTGA
- the paaB gene encoding 1,2-phenylacetyl-CoA epoxidase subunit PaaB, translating to MGDTQWPVYEVFLQEKRGDPHVHVGAVHAPDPEMALILAKEQFARRGRCVSLWVVPAEAIYASRAEEAEELFASALEKEYREPRGFRVAERVRRWMERHGQSLPEAE from the coding sequence ATGGGCGATACGCAGTGGCCGGTTTATGAGGTTTTCCTCCAGGAGAAGCGGGGCGATCCCCACGTGCACGTGGGCGCGGTCCACGCCCCCGACCCGGAGATGGCCCTCATCTTGGCCAAGGAACAGTTCGCCCGTCGGGGCCGCTGCGTCAGCCTGTGGGTGGTCCCCGCGGAGGCGATTTATGCCTCCCGGGCCGAGGAGGCGGAGGAGCTCTTCGCCTCCGCCCTGGAGAAGGAGTATCGGGAGCCCCGGGGCTTCCGGGTGGCGGAGCGGGTGCGGAGGTGGATGGAGCGCCATGGCCAGTCCCTTCCCGAAGCCGAATGA
- the paaA gene encoding 1,2-phenylacetyl-CoA epoxidase subunit PaaA — MLTYRIHGHTVPVPEQAPPPQEGPEYEARLAEFEARIARGEKIEPTDWMPEEYRRQLIRMISQHAHSEIVGMLPEGKWIPHAPTLRRKLILIAKVQDEGGHGQLLYRAAETLGITREEMVEALLAGKAKYSVVFNYPTPTWADVAAIGLLIDGAAVVNQLMLAQGSYGPYARAMKRICYEESFHIKQGYDAFVALATGTPAQRQMIQEAVNRWWYPALMLFGPPDRDSVHTPTLLRWRIKTKTNDELRQEFVDQYAPMVLRLGLTIPDPNLRYDPETGHWRFSEPDWDEFWRVIKGDGPCNAERMAARRRAHEEGRWVREALAAKAVQRINGGGDGRYAVAGL, encoded by the coding sequence ATGCTCACATATCGCATTCACGGTCACACGGTCCCGGTTCCGGAGCAGGCGCCGCCGCCTCAGGAGGGCCCGGAGTATGAGGCTCGCCTGGCGGAGTTCGAGGCGCGCATCGCCCGGGGGGAGAAGATCGAGCCCACGGACTGGATGCCCGAGGAATACCGGCGGCAGCTGATCCGCATGATCTCCCAACACGCCCACAGCGAGATCGTGGGCATGCTCCCCGAGGGGAAGTGGATCCCCCACGCGCCCACCCTCCGGCGCAAGCTGATCCTCATCGCCAAGGTGCAGGACGAGGGCGGCCACGGCCAGCTGCTGTATCGAGCGGCGGAGACCCTGGGGATCACCCGGGAGGAGATGGTCGAGGCGCTGCTGGCCGGCAAGGCGAAATATTCGGTGGTGTTCAACTATCCCACGCCGACCTGGGCGGATGTGGCGGCCATCGGCCTGCTGATCGACGGCGCGGCGGTGGTCAACCAGCTGATGCTGGCCCAGGGCTCCTACGGCCCCTACGCCCGGGCGATGAAGCGGATCTGTTACGAGGAGTCCTTCCACATCAAGCAGGGCTACGATGCCTTCGTGGCTCTGGCCACCGGCACCCCTGCCCAGCGACAGATGATTCAGGAGGCGGTGAACCGCTGGTGGTATCCAGCCCTGATGCTCTTCGGCCCGCCGGATCGGGATTCGGTGCACACGCCTACTCTGTTGCGCTGGCGGATCAAGACGAAGACCAACGATGAGCTGCGCCAGGAGTTCGTGGATCAATACGCGCCGATGGTGTTGCGCCTGGGCCTGACGATCCCCGATCCGAACCTGCGCTACGACCCGGAGACGGGGCACTGGCGGTTCAGCGAGCCGGATTGGGACGAGTTCTGGCGGGTGATCAAAGGCGACGGCCCGTGCAACGCCGAGCGGATGGCGGCCCGGCGCCGGGCCCACGAGGAGGGCCGCTGGGTGCGGGAGGCCCTGGCGGCGAAGGCCGTGCAGCGGATCAACGGAGGGGGCGATGGGCGATACGCAGTGGCCGGTTTATGA
- a CDS encoding TetR/AcrR family transcriptional regulator has translation MARRSHGDRRKTILRVAGRLFSQRGYYGTSIRDIASAIRLQGGSLYAHIASKEELLWEIVDEAAQAFLSSLEPIVRSERSPLEKFRLAVAVHLRVVTERQDAAVVFNHEWKALSPKRRADVLARRDAYEALFREILREGIEAGVFRADLDVPLITRFILTALNGVAVWYRPKGPLSPEQIAEAFADWAVRGLQRWEPAEAVR, from the coding sequence ATGGCGCGACGAAGTCATGGGGATCGACGGAAAACCATCCTGCGGGTAGCCGGGCGGCTTTTCAGCCAGCGGGGCTATTACGGCACCTCCATCCGGGACATCGCGTCGGCGATCCGCCTGCAGGGCGGGAGCTTGTATGCCCACATCGCCTCGAAGGAGGAGCTGCTCTGGGAGATCGTGGATGAAGCCGCCCAGGCGTTTCTATCCAGTCTGGAGCCCATCGTCCGCTCCGAGCGTTCCCCTCTGGAGAAGTTCCGACTTGCGGTGGCCGTGCACCTGCGGGTGGTGACGGAGCGCCAGGATGCGGCGGTGGTGTTCAATCACGAGTGGAAAGCCCTCAGCCCCAAGCGCCGTGCGGACGTCCTGGCCCGTCGGGATGCCTATGAGGCGCTGTTCCGCGAGATCCTGCGGGAGGGAATCGAGGCTGGGGTGTTCCGGGCGGACCTGGACGTGCCGTTGATCACCCGGTTCATCCTGACGGCGCTGAACGGCGTCGCCGTCTGGTATCGCCCGAAGGGCCCCCTTTCGCCGGAGCAGATCGCGGAGGCCTTCGCCGATTGGGCGGTGCGGGGGCTTCAGAGGTGGGAGCCTGCGGAAGCAGTCAGGTGA
- the hutG gene encoding formimidoylglutamase has translation MSPFAWLRPPDQSPVPPDPHDVRIADLIQADPAGAHVALIGIPFDTTVIGRRGAREAPGAIRRALYRMTAFDLESGVDLTGILRMVDLGDVAVVHTDVHETHRRVAAVIAEAVRQGLRLLVLGGDHGLSYATIRGVREGLGGKPIGVIQFDAHHDLRAPLEGEITSGTPFRRLLEEGLLQGSHLVQIGLLGGRNSRAYYEIARQHGVHMIPAARVHPADPESIAQTALVHGAVGTSGFWISLDMDVFDPAYAPGVSAPSPGGLTAFQGLAMVRRLAAHPACLGMELMETAPPLDPDGRTVALAAALAYRFLVGQGELRRQR, from the coding sequence ATGAGCCCATTCGCCTGGCTTCGCCCACCGGATCAATCCCCCGTCCCCCCGGATCCCCACGATGTGCGGATCGCCGACCTGATCCAGGCGGATCCGGCGGGAGCCCATGTGGCGCTGATCGGCATCCCCTTCGACACCACGGTCATCGGCCGGCGGGGCGCCCGCGAGGCCCCCGGGGCGATCCGGCGCGCCCTTTACCGGATGACGGCTTTCGATCTGGAGAGCGGGGTGGATCTCACCGGGATCCTGCGCATGGTTGATCTGGGGGACGTGGCTGTGGTCCATACGGATGTTCACGAAACCCACCGGCGGGTCGCCGCCGTCATCGCTGAAGCCGTCCGCCAGGGGTTGCGCCTTCTGGTGCTGGGTGGAGATCACGGGCTCTCTTATGCCACCATCCGGGGCGTGCGCGAGGGCCTGGGAGGGAAGCCCATCGGCGTGATCCAGTTCGACGCGCATCATGATCTGCGAGCGCCTCTGGAAGGGGAGATCACCAGCGGGACGCCGTTCCGGCGCCTGCTGGAGGAAGGTCTCCTGCAGGGCTCCCATCTGGTGCAGATCGGGCTCCTCGGGGGGCGGAACAGCCGCGCTTACTATGAGATCGCCCGACAGCACGGCGTCCATATGATCCCGGCAGCCCGGGTTCATCCAGCGGATCCGGAGTCCATCGCCCAAACCGCGCTGGTGCATGGGGCCGTTGGGACCTCCGGGTTCTGGATCAGCCTGGATATGGATGTGTTCGATCCGGCATATGCCCCCGGGGTCTCCGCGCCGAGCCCGGGCGGGCTGACCGCCTTTCAAGGGTTGGCGATGGTGCGCCGGCTGGCCGCCCATCCGGCATGTCTGGGGATGGAGCTGATGGAGACCGCGCCGCCTCTGGATCCCGACGGCCGCACCGTTGCCCTGGCGGCCGCCCTCGCATATCGGTTCCTGGTCGGGCAGGGGGAGCTCCGTCGGCAGCGGTGA
- the acpS gene encoding holo-ACP synthase, translated as MVAIGIDIIEIQRVERAVARFGERFLQRVFTPAERRACRGKVFEYAARFAAKEATAKALGVGLRIMAREGIGFHDVEILPDPRGQPHVHLHGWAAERARVLGLKQWAVSMTHDGGFAIAVVVSTGA; from the coding sequence ATGGTGGCGATCGGGATTGATATCATCGAGATCCAGCGGGTGGAGCGGGCGGTGGCCCGATTCGGCGAGCGCTTCCTCCAGCGGGTGTTCACGCCGGCGGAGCGCCGCGCCTGTCGGGGGAAGGTGTTCGAATACGCCGCGCGGTTCGCCGCGAAAGAGGCGACGGCGAAGGCGCTGGGGGTCGGCCTGCGGATCATGGCCCGCGAGGGCATTGGGTTCCACGACGTGGAGATCCTGCCCGACCCCCGGGGGCAGCCCCACGTGCACCTGCACGGATGGGCGGCGGAGCGCGCCCGGGTGCTGGGTTTGAAGCAGTGGGCGGTGAGCATGACCCACGATGGCGGTTTCGCCATCGCGGTGGTGGTCTCGACCGGCGCATGA
- a CDS encoding alpha/beta hydrolase, with the protein MPEQTIGEDVIYYAVHRDPEARHTLVLIHGAGGSHQVWPGALRNLPGATVYALDLPGHGRSRGRGRSSIAEYADRIVNWMEKVGLSRAVWVGHSMGGAIALWAALHNPEWVTALVLVATGARLRVSPLILEGLRTDFPRTVELILEWSWGENPPARLVEEGRRMLLAADPAVVEGDYQACDAFDVMDRLGEIRAPTLVIGGTADRMTPIKYAEYLSAHIPKAELVRIEGAGHMVMLEQPEAVAKAVRSFLDRIGCSCDRPGL; encoded by the coding sequence ATGCCCGAGCAAACGATCGGCGAGGATGTGATCTATTACGCGGTCCACCGGGATCCGGAGGCGCGTCATACCCTGGTTTTGATCCACGGGGCGGGGGGATCCCATCAGGTGTGGCCGGGGGCCCTGCGGAACCTGCCCGGGGCTACCGTTTATGCCCTGGATCTTCCGGGCCATGGCCGCTCTCGCGGGCGTGGGCGATCCTCCATCGCCGAATACGCGGATCGGATTGTAAACTGGATGGAGAAGGTTGGGCTTTCCCGCGCCGTGTGGGTGGGGCACTCTATGGGCGGCGCCATCGCCCTGTGGGCCGCCCTCCACAACCCGGAATGGGTCACGGCGCTCGTCCTGGTGGCCACGGGCGCTCGACTCCGGGTCAGCCCGTTGATCCTGGAGGGACTGCGGACGGATTTCCCCCGCACGGTGGAGCTCATCCTGGAATGGAGTTGGGGAGAAAACCCGCCGGCCCGGCTGGTCGAGGAAGGGCGTCGTATGCTGCTCGCTGCGGATCCGGCGGTCGTTGAGGGGGATTATCAGGCGTGCGATGCCTTCGATGTGATGGATCGCCTGGGGGAGATCCGGGCGCCCACCTTGGTCATCGGCGGCACGGCGGACCGGATGACGCCGATTAAGTATGCGGAATATCTGTCGGCCCATATCCCGAAGGCCGAGCTGGTGCGGATCGAGGGGGCGGGACATATGGTGATGCTGGAGCAGCCGGAGGCGGTGGCGAAGGCCGTGCGATCGTTCCTGGATCGCATCGGTTGTTCATGCGACCGCCCTGGCCTCTAG
- a CDS encoding MFS transporter → MQVWRDWRIRSARLRVSLLSPEEAHDPHLRRNFTAGVVNGAFFIFAETILDPNLVLVWFLSRLGAPNFLLALVSPMRDGLWFLPQLLVSRWMRYQVYYMGLYRWMALVRALGAFAMALGVWLTAPHPTGMLLAFFIPYFVISLASGISGLPFMEIVGKTIPPRQRGVFFAARLFFGGLLGLAASGMVRLLLEEQAGLSFPHNVAFLFLIFAVFTSIGMAVFAMVVEPPSPVPDGRASLTPWREAIQALWRRPSYRLFLGARIALMWAALAMPFFTAYAVRELGVPDAMIGLYLGFNVGASLLSNVLWSWISLRQGHRAVLEKAALCGMLGALWALLVGPLSLLWHTLSAWLMLPVFVLSGAYASGAAIGGMSMLLEIAPGHDRPLTIGLTNTLLGIALLSTSLGGLIADLIGYRGLFALSFGFYTLALVLLWGLRRTEEVAQADEGSPSL, encoded by the coding sequence ATGCAGGTCTGGCGGGATTGGCGGATACGATCGGCACGGCTTCGGGTTTCCCTGCTCTCACCTGAGGAGGCCCACGATCCCCATCTCCGCCGGAATTTCACCGCGGGGGTGGTGAACGGGGCGTTTTTCATCTTCGCGGAGACCATCCTGGATCCCAATCTGGTGCTGGTCTGGTTCCTTTCCCGTCTGGGGGCCCCGAATTTCCTGCTGGCGCTGGTTTCCCCGATGCGGGATGGGTTGTGGTTCCTCCCGCAATTGCTGGTTTCCCGATGGATGCGCTATCAGGTCTACTACATGGGCCTCTACCGGTGGATGGCCCTGGTGCGCGCCCTCGGCGCCTTCGCCATGGCGCTGGGGGTCTGGCTGACCGCCCCGCATCCGACGGGGATGCTCCTCGCCTTCTTTATTCCATATTTCGTGATCTCCTTGGCCTCCGGGATCTCCGGCCTGCCGTTCATGGAGATCGTGGGCAAGACCATCCCGCCTCGCCAGCGCGGGGTGTTCTTCGCGGCCCGGCTCTTTTTCGGCGGGCTCCTGGGGCTGGCCGCCAGCGGCATGGTTCGTCTCCTCCTGGAAGAGCAGGCCGGCCTGTCTTTCCCCCACAATGTGGCCTTCTTATTCCTGATTTTCGCGGTATTCACGTCCATCGGGATGGCTGTCTTCGCCATGGTGGTGGAACCGCCCAGCCCCGTGCCGGATGGGCGCGCTTCCCTCACGCCATGGCGGGAGGCCATCCAGGCCCTGTGGCGACGGCCTTCGTATCGTCTCTTTCTGGGAGCTCGGATCGCCCTGATGTGGGCCGCCCTGGCCATGCCGTTCTTCACCGCTTATGCGGTCCGAGAGCTCGGGGTGCCTGACGCGATGATCGGGCTCTATCTGGGTTTCAACGTTGGGGCTTCCCTGCTCTCGAACGTGCTGTGGAGTTGGATCAGTCTTCGGCAGGGGCATCGGGCCGTGCTGGAGAAAGCGGCTCTGTGCGGCATGCTCGGCGCGCTGTGGGCGCTGCTGGTTGGGCCCTTGAGCCTGCTATGGCACACCCTGTCCGCCTGGCTGATGCTTCCGGTGTTCGTCCTGAGCGGAGCGTATGCTTCGGGGGCGGCCATTGGAGGGATGTCCATGCTGTTGGAGATTGCCCCTGGCCACGACCGGCCCCTCACGATTGGCCTCACGAACACGCTTCTGGGGATCGCTCTGCTCTCTACGTCCCTGGGCGGCCTGATCGCAGATCTCATCGGCTATCGGGGCCTGTTTGCTCTCTCCTTCGGATTCTATACGCTGGCCCTGGTGTTGCTGTGGGGGCTGAGGCGGACGGAGGAGGTCGCGCAGGCGGATGAAGGCTCGCCCAGCCTGTGA